ctgtattaTATAGTAGTCTTTGCATGcacttgcaattccaagacattagatggcagtagtgtacacGTGTTTCCATAGCCTGGAGGAAGTCTTTGCCATGAAGTGGAATATGCCACTCCTGCGAATTGTTTAAACTGTGATTATTGCAATTATCACACACCAGCTGTCTGATtataatgtgcatcttagttgtacttATGATTActaagttctcatgtgttgaaatcgccatgtaaaatcgctaatgctaattggtaACATGTCTATAGCGAATCCAgggaattagcatcaagctagcacaccCTTACGAAATTTTGAGCGCCTTCTtcctgctttgttggcatggaaaaaattgtcacattacctagaggcagtctggctaagtccgctctgagtgcttgACTTGGCCGAGTGCTCGAGTGACATGTCAACAAAAGGTAACAATATATGGCaacaatacatttttacattaaTTGGTACCCGGTAGTACCGAAGGACTTAGGTCAGTATAAATACAGAATTttgtacccatccctaattacaATACGCGATTCAGTCAAACTACAAAGCGATACGGTATGATGGCATTCACTCCATTATGATGCAATAAAAAGCTCTGATTACAATTCAATACAGTATGATACGAATCACTGATTACGATGAATGCCATAGGATTATCCTTGTTACAATGCAATACTTTGAGATTTACTGCAGTTATCGGTGACACGATTCACAATTATACAGTAGGAGAATTGAAATTGAAATTTTAAGTTTCCTTGAAAGCACCTTTATTAGGTTGACTTGCAAAACATTTGTTtaccacaaaagtagcacaaccTTTAAGGTCAGGAAAAATGCTGTTAGTAAGGTTTTGCTCCACAGGTTAATCTGAACATATAGCTTTCAGGcacttttcaaattttttttctgCTATGTCTCTGccaaagtgtgtgttgtaaagAGGAGTTACGATGCATGCTGCCAGACTTTCATCATAATTTGTTTATGAACGGAGGAGAATAGGAAGCAGCAAATACACCTATGTGGCGGGGTAAATTTAATTTGTTtataaatgcccatccatccatcttctaccgcttttaCCTTTTTGGGATCGCGGGTGTTAATAAATGTCTCTCTCAAATTAAAAAACATAAAGAATGTGTGCATATGTGATGTAAGCCCGTTGGACCATATTAAAAGTTGTCATGTCTTTAGCTTTAGCATTAAATATACGATTCCTCGAGGCAGAGAAAATTACTtggattattttttgtaaagAAGTAATAAGGTAGTATTAGCTCTGGCCAACTCACAGTTGTGTCGATGTTTCAATGACTCGCCTGCTGATGACGTCAAAGCGTGAAAAATGAAACGTATCGTCTTCTGTTTCTCCCAGGTGTACACATATTACGATGCAGAGCATGTTAAATACATCCAGTTATGTTTTTGGCGGTGAGAAATCCAACTTTCTTTATCTCACAAAGAAAAGCACTAAATTCGTAACTAACTCCCAAACCCTCTTTATATTTGCGCTGTGAAAGAGCTTTGACTGGATATATTCCCAACTTGTCCTGTCCATCcacaaaacaaaattaaatatgattggatttggtTTCTGTCAACCATTTCATCTAATTTTTATTTGTTGACTAAAATGTCAGGTAATTTTGGCATTGTCTTAATCAACGTGCATTTGTTTTGATTATAGGTTgttgacaataactaaaacaaaagttatttgttaaaaaaattaacactGGTTGAACTAAAGATTCACTATAATTTTAATACAATACTCAGATTAAAAAGCAACAGTGAAATTCAGATTACAATGCGATATATTACAGTAAGTATGATGCCGTATTGTCCGATGTATTGTGTTTTCCGATTCACACAGATTACGAGACGGTACGGTATGCTGTGGTACCAATACTATTTGACTGATTTTTATTGTTACTtaactatttttattttaaaatgctaaaaaaaatgtacatccaACATCAAGCGTTCATAAGCCATAAAAGACCTGTGACTGGTAGTGCGGCATCTGCTGGACCAGCGGCTGACTGGCAAACTGCTGCGGGCTGCAGGTAAAGTACTGGGCAGAGTAGGCGGGGCTCTGCGTGATGATTGGCGGACCCGCTGCCGTAGCAGGGTGCATGATGGGTGTGCCTGGTGGGTGATGCTGGTCTGACCTCTGCTGGTTCATGTTGGGCACTGACCATAGCGAATAGACAAAATTGAACATATTGCAAAATGCAACTTTAGAAGGGGATGCTGTGAGAAGAGAAGGCACATAGTTCTCACCTTTACCTGGTCTGTATGGTTTGGTCTGGTTTACAGTCATGTGAGGCATCTGGACCTGGTACATCGCTGGAGACTGCAATGGGAGTAATATGAAGATGGAAGGAATGATTTTTATACTTAATTAGTGACATTTCTTGCACAACTTAAGTATTCTTCTATGTTGACTATACACCTTTGAATGGTcttaacaaaaagggcacaaGCATGTCAAGACTGTAGGCGCCATGTCTTACCTTGACTCACATGCATTCTATATTTTACGCTTACAAACAAACCTTCCTGTCAATAAACCCCATGCACAGCAAGAACTGAACTGCTAGCAGCTTTAAAAGAAAAGTCCAGAAGAGGATGAATTGCAATAAGAAGTTGGCAAACCAACATCTGAATGCATTAAAAAGTGACAAGCAAGCAAACTTCTTAAAGGCTGATTGGGCtttaacaaaaatgtaaataaaaggatATCATGAAAAAAAgaatggaaatttaaaaaaaattcacaaaccTTCCATATTATGCTTTTCTAATGGAgcaagagagagacagagagaaaggaagaggaggaggggGGAAGAAAAGGGAAAATCTGTGTATTGATGTTGGATCACCAAGTTGTTCTTAAAGCAACACGATGAAAATTACACTTGAAAGCCGTCACATGGGTCCGCTCGCAAAGAGGCGCATGTCTCACCTGCACGCCGGGACTAACTGGTGTGAGAGGATACATCTGGGGGAAGCACATTGTCTGACTGTAGACGGTGGGGGGCTGCTGGACCACTATGGAGGGGCTTGGCTGGCCTTGGGGCCGGGGTGGCGTTGGGGTGTTTGCTGGTTTAGGCTGCTGAGAGCAACATGGAAACATCTGTCATGCTTTATATTAAATATACTCAAATAATATTCTCTGCTCTGAAAACATAGTATTAAAATTTGTTTTAAGAAACAGAAAGCTATGTAGCGGTATTTAGACTTACAAGAACTCACACCATGTGTCACAAACTAGAAGACATCTTTACCACAACACACGTACATGCCCAAATAACCGCCTTTCTACTAATAAAGCTCTGGTCATTAATAACTCCTAAAAGCAGTATTTAAAGTGATTGGCTGTCCCCTCACCTGTGTGTTAAACCTTGGCTTGAACTCATTAGCGTTGGGGTTTAAGGTTGACTTCCTCACTTGACtaggaaataaaacagcaaattattattatttgcactaTTTGACTGTATCGACCGACTCGAACAGCTCTACTCACTCTTGCACCGCCTCCTTTTTGTCCTCCTTTTCTTCATGCTTGGGCCCGCCAAATGTGGACATGGCCGTTGTCTGAACCCCTTGCGACGTCACATCCAGCCCAACCCTCTTCTGATCTGGGCCTGAAGGAGACGGGGACAGCGCGGCGGGGCTGCCGGGCTTACTCGTGTTGATGGTGCCGGTGGACGGGGCGGAGTCGCTATGGTCTTCGGGGCTCACTATGGAGGATTTGTCCAAGGGGGCGTCTGCAAGCTTGGCCGCGGGATCTCTTGAAGGCTTTGTGATCATGTTGTCAGAGGCAGGGTCCGAGTTGGAACTAGACTGCAACTGAAAGATGAAGAAAAGTCCATAGGAAGAGTTAGGCTGTGTTTACAATCAAATACACCGGTctgtacacttcaataagtatatGGAGTACTGGGGCGGTCTTCCAATAGTCCAAGATTTGTCGTTTCAATTTGGAGGAGTTCTGATGGTCGGACAATGAACCCCATTCCTCTCACCATCAGAGCTCAGGCGAGTTGAGTACCTGCTGAGGCCCCTCGCGTACAGCAGGTGGGAGGATAGCTTGATTGCATTCATCATGTCTACTTTAAATATTAGTAAAATAttcttgtgtgcagacaaatagttTGAAGAGCACAAGAGATCACTCTGACTTCCTTAAAATTTCAGCTGTCACTTCAGGCTTTTCCTCAGAACAGCCGTTGCTTCCTGGTAAAACTGGCCGTGTTTTGTGATCTCTTACTCTAAAAAGACTTTGTCTGCACATAAGAATCTTTTTACCAATAGTGTTGGGAGGATGTTTCTACATAGAAATGTAAGGCTCATCGAAACGCACCGCTGCCAGACATGGAACTATTTGGAAATTGGACACGGCGTTGCCTCGCCCCCAAGGTGTAGCTCTCCGCTTGCAAAGGTAATGATTCAGCCGAAGGGTCATATACAGAAACTTTGCAATGACTTTTACTTCTTTTATGTACTCAAGTTTGATGTATTCGTAGTGCTGCACCAGAGtaaaggacctcactaaacaatCCAAAGCATTAAAACGGGAGGTGGAGAAGCTTAAAGAGGAGGATGCAACATTGCGCCAACAGTCGAATGACAAGCAGCAAGACAAACACTCATTGGGACAACAGCAGTGTTGTGAAGATCATTACAATGGAGATAGAAACATTGTGGCAGCAGTTGCAACTAAATAACACTGATTTGAAGAACTTCAGGGAGGAGATGGCTGCATTGAGACAACAGCTAGACACAACAAGATATCACCAGTCTGGGGAATTTCAGTGTTTTGGAAAACATCAAAGAGGAAGTGGATCAGTTTACACGACAGAATGACATTATCATTGCAGGGCTACGCATCAATCCTTGTTCCTATGCAATAGCAGTTAACAGAGGAGAACCCGATGACAGACACTGCTTCAACAGATCAACAAGTGGGGAACTttcaacatcttgaaccttttttttttttttttttttaaataattattatttatgtatttaatatttgtttacttacttataatatattatttatttattcactggtctgttacaaacagagaacaaggaaattggataatattgctatgatatgaaaaggagtaggattaaacaagctctgcttcttcctactccttttcgggcgtgCTTTAATGGAATTGGATGGAATTGGATATgaatatgcatgttcgaaataaactgaaactgaatctCTACTTTGCTTATTTGTACATCTGAATGGTTTACCCTtttttgaggtggaaaaagtTGCAAATAAGATCtatttttttgcacttaaaatTAAAGACAGTATTATTTTTATATCTGTAAGTACTTTAGAAGAATAACCTTATAGAGGGCTATTCAAATACATAATGAAAAGAGCTGCAGTTTCAAGacaggggccggacatcgaatTCTgatgtttacttaattgcaaagtaaacacatcggcttccacactgcactgtcaataaattcattattctgccctcgctatttgtttccagcgtgtgcagttaaacagatagttaacagtatgtagaaacagaagctccagaagttttgttggggattgatgttccttctattgaattattttccttcctcagttttacttttttacacttcttttatttaggtttgtaagactgaaaataaaaacatacaataaACATTACAATTCgtcaattgtgtattttacataaatgaaatagaaggtttagtgttaatacattcctagaataaactacagatgtttatgcatatagaaattaaacaacatccacatcaaacattgcacacaatgaatgtgactcatcacaattaaacctaaggtgtagcgttatCGCCCCCCACTGATCAAATTATCGCCAGAGCTTTAATCGCCAGAGTTACTCTTAGACAAAAAACAACAAGACCACAAATACACCATGAAgttagcaatttcaatacaaaacaaaccaaatatcttcatgcacaatatctacttactAAATTTTGTTATGAAACTTACACGTGTGGATTTCCACCGTCATTGCTGCTTGTCTAGAACACTGTGAAGCTTAAAAGGTCCGCCAGGGAACAATGACTTGAGCAGTCGTTTggggcagaacattcatacttcGTTGTCAAGTCGTTGTTAAACGTCcgatttttgcaatttgttttgattatttgaagggttgaatgagtagtcttttTTTACTCACATACGCCTTGCTTTTGCCCCCTGTGGGATGGCGGTAGTACGGCATACATGAGCCTTCCTAGTTTAAATGGTTTCATTATGTCTATTTGGGCAATGTTCGGCAGGCCAAATGTCAAGCTTTGGCGGGCCGAATGTAGCCCGCAGGCCGCCGGTTGACTAGGCCTGCCTCATAGCGACTAGATCTACATCCATGTGACATTACTGACACCTATTGACCAGCCAATAGACATTTATACATGATCACAATTTGTTTAtttctctttaaaaaaacaacaacaacaatgccaTAGATTCAAATGATTGTCAACTGTATAAAGGTGATGATCATTTATGTGCATTTTTTCCAATTTATTCTGGTCTGATATGTACACTTGAACATAACGATTTGAaatactaattattatttattctgcAAAAGCTATTTTTTGTCTAAtgcattacatttttctctaaaaatAAATTCTAACAAATCAGATTTGACTAAGAAAATCTTTCATCGCAGACAGCCATCCCTACTGTCAGGCTGTCCAATATTGACTACAGTCGTTGCGCACTTATCAAAAATGATGAGTGCAATATTTATCGGCTTCTCTTTCTCTCCTTTTCAATCGGGAATTGCAACCATTCGAATTAGTcctttctcttttattacatagccAAGACGGCGACCATTACAATCCGTGTACTGACCGAGATATATGCAATTAAAAAAGCTAAAAGTACGCAAGTGTGCGAATTGAAGCACAGCCCTAAGAGGCGTGACAGCAacatgagcatttttcagcatttcagTAAAGCTACTCACCCTAAAATCTTCACTAAATTTCTTTAAATTGTCTAGTTGTTTTCTGTGGTCAGGTGCGAAAGAGGGAGGACCTGTAAAGGACAGAAAAAATATTTAGGGATATGACCAAAAACCCAAATAAGTTGTGTTTTAGTGCTTTAAGGAATGCAAACTACCTTTACACACTGGTCTGTTGACACTGGTTGAACTGTCcttcatgttgtctttgttgGCTTTGGGGGACGTCTGTCTCGTCTCCTGGACGCGACACTCTTTTACTGCACAGAGAAGTCACAATTTGACTTTACAGCAAAATGAAGCAGTTGTGAGGGCCTGTGCCCAAACTTTAAATGACTTACTATCTCCAGCAACCATGCTGGGGGCAGAACTAGCAGCAGTCGGGGAGGACGCGGACCTCGGCGTGGCAAAAGTGTCCACAGGAGCGGTTCCTGTCTGTGGGGATGCGGAGGAAGGGGACGCTCCGGCCATGCTGTTCTGACGAGGAGAGCGCGGTCTGTGAGCTAAAGAAGAGAGATTACACTTAAATTgtgtagatataatttttttttctccattccaGGTCAAAAGAACAGGACAAAGCACCTACAAATGACATGATCTTTGGTGTTCACTGGTCTAACCTGTACCGTGGTGAACTGAACCGAACTATGCTAGTAAACATGGAAAACAGCAGACGGTCTACCTCCACTAACTACAGAAGACCACGTTCCTCCTGAGGAGTTTCCTCTGTTGGATGGAGTCACTGGGAGATCTCCTGGGGAATTGTGGGAAATTAGATCCACTCCTGGTGGTATTCCTGTGGTCCTGCTGGGAGGCACTCTGTGAGCACGGGGCGTCCTCTGAGATTTGGGGGACATCCTTGATGGACCTACAGTAacgaaaaacacaaaacaaagacATTTGAGAGTGTTTAGTCGTTAAAGGTCACGTAAGGTCACACCCGGAGTGTTGGAGTGCTAAGCATGCTAGTTAGTACCAGAGAAGTGATCAGACCAAACACACCAAACGATTCAAACTGCAGCCAAGTGAACAACAAAAAGACTGGGGGAGATCAGAGGGAAAAGGCAAGGTGGTGCTGGATAGATTTACCAACTATCAGAGTTTGTGCAGGTAATGAACTTTGTGAGTCAGGTGACGCCTTATACTACCAAAGAGGGGGGAAAGGGAAGTAAAAAAGAAGTCATACTGGCAAATTTATATTCCATGAATGACATGGATTATGCTGAAGTTGTCATCGACACAATCTTTTATTTGCAAATTTCGGAAATATCAATGTATTTACAAATTGTATCAGAATATCAACCTTGTTTAATGCGTTAACTAGAGATGCATTAAATCCAAAGTGTTGGAAAAGACACATCAATGCATATTTACTCACATTATCACAAAACTTCTACAGTATGTTTGGAGCTATCCAGTTTATAATATAGCTTTTATTAATTGACtgaaaattatttttgtaattttgctaAAAACCCTTATATTAAGGGGAACTTAGGGTATCCAGAACAGGATGTGGCCAACTAAATCCTCACAAGTCATTTTGCGTCAGCAACTTAACCTTACATTATTGCTCCTCACTAGACCTACAATTTTGAGAGTATCTATGATTTAACTTTTAGGACACAATAAAGCAGGGAGCAGCACTCTGTGGTTAAGATCAATCCATCCACCTTCAACTCATGCCTTTGCCCAGGTCTACGCCACACTGATGTGGGTACCTTCTGAAGACATGCGTTTGGGCAGAGTGGAGGCCGGCGACGACGGCCCATGGTGGGGAAAGGGAGACGAGGAAGAGGGATAGGAGGGGTGGGATGAATGAGATAAAGGCCTGGAAGGTCGAGAAGGGGGTCTGGAGGGTGGCCTGGTGGGCGTGGCTGCCCGAGGAGGCAAAGAGGAAGGGCCGGGCTGGTAACGAGGGAGGGAGCGGGAGGAAGGGGATGGACAGGGTGAGGGCCAATGGGATGAACCTAAAAGAGGGAAGGACAAATAATCAAGGATGACACAGCAGACCATGATCACAACGGAAAAAAGAAGCATATAGCAAGAACATAAAGGTGGATGCAATTGATTAACATGAGACGCAACAACAAGGCTTTAAAAAACTATTAGACAAGGATAAAGACAGTCATAAAACTAAGCAACAAAAACGCTAATTAGAAATGCATGCAACTACAAAAATAATATGTTCTATATAATTAAAGCATATCGCAAAGCTTTTTTGTTTCTAGCAGTACATTTAAAACACCAGTAGGTAACTGTATGGCCGCAAATACCATCCTGTGTCTTCATGCTGAGTAGTTTAACTGAAGAGAAGTTAACttgttttttacacttgtatCAAAGTTAACAATGTTGAAATGTAGGGGAGCATGATAAATATTGGACTGATAATTGTCACGCCGATAAGAGGAATAATGACGTCATACCCATGAATCCGAGAACATTAAAAAAGCGCTCCAATGAGGCAATATCACTCGTACTCTGCTGTACGTGGGTTAGGCTAAgtaaatcaagcgctccttttcttTTTGCTGTAAATGGCCAGCCATAAACTTCCCCTGAACTTATTGTAGACAAACATGGCGTTGTTCGTGTTTAACTCGCTGTTTGACACGAAGAGTATTGAAAGACATTCGGTGCTATCTGCATCAGCTAACATTCCAcaaggagggaaaaaaaaacattgaacttTAGCACATCAAACCTTGTTAGCCACCTGAGACACAAACATCGCTACAACTGTGTTTTGAAAGCCTATAGAGATGTCTGCTGCTAAAGAAGCCTGGTTCCTTTCGCCGCGTCGTTTGAAAAGTGCAAAAAGTTTGCCAGAGGTAACCCGAGGGCTAAAGcgatctgtgatgtcatcatgaaaACGATGTCATTGGACGTCCAGCCCTTTACCATCATTCAAGATACCGGCTTTTGTTAAGACAAATCGTCTGTCAAATCTACCTTTGTTTGTGTCTTTTTTACCTCTACTTCTACAAACTACTGTTAaacctatccatccatttcccaccgcttgtccctctcggggtctaaatttaaaaaacaaatagttaTCCCTACTTAAAACATCGAATGTATTGTCAAGGTTTTATGATGGTATCAGTTTTACCATGGCACTTTAAATTAATTtctaggaaaaacattttttaaattacaacCACTTGGAAGTTACTGAGTCATGAAATAACTTGTGCTTCTgctagaggttccactgtatttattTGAACTTTTATTTATCCAGGATTAGGTATCTCTTTTTAAAAGGGGATCAGCCACAAACTAACTGGCACGGCAGCAATGTGGGTGAAGTGTCATACACAATGAACGCTCTACCATTCAAACCTCACCGCCCCAATATTAAGTATAATAATAAACATGACAGTGATGCTAAAAATAATTTAGGTGTTAAGAAAATGAACATTTAATTTCAGTTCAGAAATGTTCATATGGAAGTGTGTGATGAGCTTTACCTCCCTGTGTAAATGTTGAGAGTAAAATATAACAGGCCATGCACCACCCATACCTCCATTTACCACCCTCTGGTCGGCGCCTGGGCTTAGACTATAGTCGTGCAATCCCGCACGAGGAGTTGCAGGTCCAGCTGAGTTCGGAGTCAGGCGTGGCGAATTCTGCCGTCCTGGCCCCCATGACATTGCCTCCCTGTTTCTCTGCCCTGGGGGAATGTACTTGTTCTCCCTGTAAGCAAATACTTGATCAATACATGATTGCATCAAGAGCTGTTCAGGATCCACTGGTACAGTCTCACCTGCTCAACGTGTGCATCTCTCTTTCCCCTCGGACCACGGCGGTAAACTTCTCCTCCTCGGACCGTTCGTCGTTCTCCAGCGCCACGCGGGCCTTGTATGTGGAGCTGGCTTCTATTTCCTCAGCCAGCTGGGCAGCTCGAGCTTCCCTCTTCAGGAATTCCTCAGAGTTATCACGCTCTAGTGGGACCCTGGAAAGTAAGGTGACAAGAAATAGATGAAGAAACAAATCGTTGCagaaacatctcaaggatgatcagtggAAACGGGGAGCACCTGAGGTCTCTTGGCAAAAGCTGCAAAATGTGAATACTAACGTACATGTGCTTTTCTTAGTTCTTTCTTTTTAATACATTACCCACACAAAACATCGTTGTCATTATGTTTTTATGCtgtatgtagaattttgagggaaaaaaattgatttaaTCCACTTTGGAATCTGGCTGTAATActagaaaatgtggaaaaagtgaagcattgTGAATaccttccggatgcactgtacttgTTTCATTAGTTTGCATGACTACTATCACGTTTGTCAACATTGTGTGGCAGGGAATGTTTTGACATTTTCCTTAATAAATAATGCAGAATTGTTGGCACAGCACAGTAGTGTTCCTTACGTATATGTGGACAGGCTGCTGTCATAAGTTGACAAGACCCCATACTTCTCCTCGTTGTACTTGAACATATCATTGGGGTCCCAACCGTTTGACtgaaaacaaaaaccaaaaaagcAACAGATGATGTTTTTTTCCTGTCTATACAGTCAAAAACCAAATGTCAGTGTTTGTTGTGGCTTAGTGTCATGTTTTCACACCACATCAGTATCCAGAGACTCGAGGCTGTCAGAATTGTGGGTCTCTCCACCATCCCAGGGCTCCAGATCTTTCTCTTTGTGCTCGCCATTGATTCTGCCGCTGACTGCGGTGTCTGTGAAGTTATCTGAGACACGCAAGGATACACCTTTAGGCTCTGCAGACACACAAACAATACATACAAACAGAAAGCAGATAAGATGCACTTATACAGTACTCTACAAAGCACGCATGCCTTCGGAATATTTGCCACAAGATAACCAAGAGTTTTTTCAAACCCACGCACTTAATGCAACTACTTACTAAAATAgcatcattttttaaataataagcaaCTGCTTGTGCTGATGATTACAAAAAGCTGTAATCAGAACAGTAtggcacaggggtgtccaaagcgcGGCCCGGAGGTCATTTGTGGCAAGCAGCTAATTTTATAAAGGCCCTCGGCACATTGTAAAAACCCGAttcctatgaaaaaaaaaagtaaattaaaaggACAAAAATGTGTAGTCTAAcaagaaaaaaatctaaaattttattttttaatatgacAAATATCAAAATGACCCCAGCATTCTTTGGTTTTTCATTATGCAGCCTTCAATGGAAAATATTTGGACACCCCTAGTATAATCACTGGCTTTGTGGCAAAATGTAGACATGATGAGGAAAGTCATTTTCTAATATTTCAATCCTACTTACAAACTACTAACACATCAATGGGCAGCATAAAGCACATCAATCATGACAAAGTTAGAGGGCCTAAAAATGCATCAGAATGGGCTAAAAGGGTCTATGTGAAGTTAACAAAGATTGACTTCAGGACAGCTGTCCATCATGTAACTGGAAGTTATACGCATTGGGTCAGGTAGCGTGAGGCAAAGCAAGCATGCGTTTAGAATGCAGTCAATCAATAGTCAATCAATCAGTACATCAAAGATAACTGGGATTTTAATCCAATCGTCTAAAAGCAAATGCATTGTTCTTTGTTACTTTCAACAGAAATGAGATCATATATTTCTTGTAACATGTGGTCCTGTCCTTGACTATAGACCTGAGCTGTGGTGCAGGCAAGGCTGTATTTAAAGCACGCAGGTGTGCTTGCCCTACAACTTCAAAAAATACAAATTGGTGCACTAACAACTCCTACAATCCAGTTTACTTCTGCGCGGTGCACTT
The sequence above is drawn from the Nerophis lumbriciformis linkage group LG33, RoL_Nlum_v2.1, whole genome shotgun sequence genome and encodes:
- the atxn2 gene encoding ataxin-2 isoform X10; translation: MSMKAGGNRSKPGGGNAAGAGGSGGGRQNLGRGRHSGKGPAAVIFNGVYANMRMVHVLTSVVGTRCELKVKNGTVYEGVFKTYGPECDLVLDAAHRKSLEPSAGPRKEDIVESIVFKASDVVVVSFKDVDLNFARKVSSDTEPKGVSLRVSDNFTDTAVSGRINGEHKEKDLEPWDGGETHNSDSLESLDTDVSNGWDPNDMFKYNEEKYGVLSTYDSSLSTYTVPLERDNSEEFLKREARAAQLAEEIEASSTYKARVALENDERSEEEKFTAVVRGEREMHTLSRENKYIPPGQRNREAMSWGPGRQNSPRLTPNSAGPATPRAGLHDYSLSPGADQRVVNGGSSHWPSPCPSPSSRSLPRYQPGPSSLPPRAATPTRPPSRPPSRPSRPLSHSSHPSYPSSSSPFPHHGPSSPASTLPKRMSSEGPSRMSPKSQRTPRAHRVPPSRTTGIPPGVDLISHNSPGDLPVTPSNRGNSSGGTWSSVVSGAHRPRSPRQNSMAGASPSSASPQTGTAPVDTFATPRSASSPTAASSAPSMVAGDIKECRVQETRQTSPKANKDNMKDSSTSVNRPVCKGPPSFAPDHRKQLDNLKKFSEDFRLQSSSNSDPASDNMITKPSRDPAAKLADAPLDKSSIVSPEDHSDSAPSTGTINTSKPGSPAALSPSPSGPDQKRVGLDVTSQGVQTTAMSTFGGPKHEEKEDKKEAVQDQVRKSTLNPNANEFKPRFNTQPKPANTPTPPRPQGQPSPSIVVQQPPTVYSQTMCFPQMYPLTPVSPGVQKSIIWKSPAMYQVQMPHMTVNQTKPYRPGKVPNMNQQRSDQHHPPGTPIMHPATAAGPPIITQSPAYSAQYFTCSPQQFASQPLVQQMPHYQSQAQHVFSPVMQGSARMMAPHAHGQPTLVSSSTTQYPEQTHTMYVSSCPMPQQYTHPSATLHPHPQHPQPSATPTGQGQQGGPPQHGGPPSHPAASPVQHPQHPQAAAAAAAAAQALHLANQPQQQMYSALAPTPPSMTPGPNPQSPQASFPSAQQTVYIHPQQVQHGYNPNHMAHVQQAHMQSGMVPSHHPASAHPPMMLMATQGPPGGPQAPMAQTALNHIPVSSTTHFSYLAHPQVQPHHQQQL
- the atxn2 gene encoding ataxin-2 isoform X2, yielding MSMKAGGNRSKPGGGNAAGAGGSGGGRQNLGRGRHSGKGPAAVIFNGVYANMRMVHVLTSVVGTRCELKVKNGTVYEGVFKTYGPECDLVLDAAHRKSLEPSAGPRKEDIVESIVFKASDVVVVSFKDVDLNFARKVSSDTEPKGVSLRVSDNFTDTAVSGRINGEHKEKDLEPWDGGETHNSDSLESLDTDVSNGWDPNDMFKYNEEKYGVLSTYDSSLSTYTVPLERDNSEEFLKREARAAQLAEEIEASSTYKARVALENDERSEEEKFTAVVRGEREMHTLSRENKYIPPGQRNREAMSWGPGRQNSPRLTPNSAGPATPRAGLHDYSLSPGADQRVVNGGSSHWPSPCPSPSSRSLPRYQPGPSSLPPRAATPTRPPSRPPSRPSRPLSHSSHPSYPSSSSPFPHHGPSSPASTLPKRMSSEGPSRMSPKSQRTPRAHRVPPSRTTGIPPGVDLISHNSPGDLPVTPSNRGNSSGGTWSSVVSGAHRPRSPRQNSMAGASPSSASPQTGTAPVDTFATPRSASSPTAASSAPSMVAGDIKECRVQETRQTSPKANKDNMKDSSTSVNRPVCKGPPSFAPDHRKQLDNLKKFSEDFRLQSSSNSDPASDNMITKPSRDPAAKLADAPLDKSSIVSPEDHSDSAPSTGTINTSKPGSPAALSPSPSGPDQKRVGLDVTSQGVQTTAMSTFGGPKHEEKEDKKEAVQDQVRKSTLNPNANEFKPRFNTQQPKPANTPTPPRPQGQPSPSIVVQQPPTVYSQTMCFPQMYPLTPVSPGVQKSIIWKSPAMYQVQMPHMTVNQTKPYRPGKVPNMNQQRSDQHHPPGTPIMHPATAAGPPIITQSPAYSAQYFTCSPQQFASQPLVQQMPHYQSQAQHVFSPVMQGSARMMAPHAHGQPTLVSSSTTQYPEQTHTMYVSSCPMPQQYTHPSATLHPHPQHPQPSATPTGQGQQGGPPQHGGPPSHPAASPVQHPQHPQAAAAAAAAQALHLANQPQQQMYSALAPTPPSMTPGPNPQSPQASFPSAQQTVYIHPQQVQHGYNPNHMAHVQQAHMQSGMVPSHHPASAHPPMMLMATQGPPGGPQAPMAQTALNHIPVSSTTHFSYLAHPQGNPFLLLGRPTEGSRFDPR